CGTGCACCACCACCGGGTTCAGACCCACCAGCTTGAGCAGCACCACGTCCTCGGCGAAGTCTTTCTGCAGCTCCGGGTCGGTCATGGCGTTGCCGCCGTATTTGATGACGATGGTCTTGCCGTGGTACTTGCGGATGTAGGGCAGCGCCTGAGACAGGATCTCGGCCTTCTCGCGCGGGGCAATATGGGCCACATCGGTGCTGGAGGTGGCGGTCGTGTCGTTCGTCATGGCGGCGGGCGCTCGGCAGGCAGGGGTTGAAACTGGCGCGATTGTAGGTTTGAAGCGCCGCACCATTCAGCCGCGCTTCAGCGGAAGGCCGCCACAATGCGGGCCATGCAAGTCGCCTCCTACCTGAAGCTGTCCATCGCCGTCGCCCTGGTGACCATCGCCCTGAAAACCGGCGCCTGGTGGTGGACCGATTCCGTCAGCCTGGCCGCCGATGCGCTGGAATCCCTGGTCAACCTGGCCGGCGCCATCTTCGCCCTGGCCATGGTCACGGTGGCGGCCAAGCCGCCGGATGCCGAGCATCCATTTGGCCACCACAAAGCCGAGTATTTCTCCAGCGGCTTTGAAGGCGTGCTCATCATCGCCGCCGGCCTGGGGATCATCTGGGCCTCGGTTCACCGCCTGCTGGACCCGCAGCCGGTGGAAGGCCTGGGCCTGGGCGTGGCCCTGGCGGTGATCAGCTCGGCCTTGAACGGCGGCCTGGCCTGGGCCATGCTGAAGAAGGCGCGCGAGCACCGCTCCATGGCCCTGGAGGCCGATGCACGGCACCTGTTCACCGATGTCTGGACCTCGGCCGGTGTGGTGCTGGGCCTGCTCGGCGTCATGCTGTCCGGCTGGCAGTGGCTGGACCCGCTGCTGGCCGCCGTGGTGGCCCTCAACATCTTGCGCGAGGGCGTGCACCTGGTCTGGAAGTCCAGCCACGGCCTGATGGACCCAGCCCTGGACCCTGAAGAGCTGCGCGCGGTGCAAGAAGTGCTGGACCGCTTTGCCCAGGCCCAGCACATCCGCTTCGACCACATCGCCAGCCGCAGCGCCGGCCAGCGCCGCTACCTCGACCTGCACATGCACATGCCCGCCAGCTGGAGCCTGGGCCAGGCCGCGGCCGAGCGCAATGCGCTGGAGCGCGCGCTGATGGTCGCCGTGCCCGGCTTGCGCGCCAGCATCCAGCTGCTGCCCAGCGATGTGGAAGCGCATTTTGATGACCCACAAGATGAAAGTCAGATGGAGTTGAAGCCATGATCGCCGTGCTGCAACGCGTGCAACACGCCCAGGTGGAAGTGGAAGGCCACATCACCGGCGCCATCGGACCGGGTCTGCTGATGCTGGTCTGCGCCGAGCCGGGCGACAGCGAGGCTCAGGCCGACAAGCTGATTGCCAAGGTGCTCAAGCTGCGCGTCTTCAGTGACGAGGCCGGCAAGATGAACCGCAGCGTGCAAGACATCGCCGGCGGCCTGCTGATCGTCTCGCAGTTCACCCTGGCCGCCGACTGCAGCAGCGGCAACCGGCCCAGCTTCACCGGCGCGGCCGGCGCCGAGCAGGGGCGGCGCTTGTATGACCACTGCCTGCAAGTCGCTCGGCGCCTGCACCCCCGGGTGGAAGCCGGCGAATTTGGCGCCGACATGAAGGTCAGCCTGCTCAATGACGGGCCAGTGACCATCCCGATCACGATTCGCTGATCCTCCCTGGAGCCTCCCCGATGAGCATCTCCTTGAACGTCAACGGCCAGGACCTACGGTTGGACATCGAGCCCGAAACGCCCCTGCTCTGGGTGCTGCGTGACGAGCTGGGCCTGACCGGCACGAAATTTGGCTGCGGCGTGGCCAGCTGCGGCGCCTGCACCGTGAGCGTGGACGGCGTGGCCACTCGCT
This region of Paucibacter aquatile genomic DNA includes:
- a CDS encoding cation diffusion facilitator family transporter yields the protein MQVASYLKLSIAVALVTIALKTGAWWWTDSVSLAADALESLVNLAGAIFALAMVTVAAKPPDAEHPFGHHKAEYFSSGFEGVLIIAAGLGIIWASVHRLLDPQPVEGLGLGVALAVISSALNGGLAWAMLKKAREHRSMALEADARHLFTDVWTSAGVVLGLLGVMLSGWQWLDPLLAAVVALNILREGVHLVWKSSHGLMDPALDPEELRAVQEVLDRFAQAQHIRFDHIASRSAGQRRYLDLHMHMPASWSLGQAAAERNALERALMVAVPGLRASIQLLPSDVEAHFDDPQDESQMELKP
- the dtd gene encoding D-aminoacyl-tRNA deacylase — protein: MIAVLQRVQHAQVEVEGHITGAIGPGLLMLVCAEPGDSEAQADKLIAKVLKLRVFSDEAGKMNRSVQDIAGGLLIVSQFTLAADCSSGNRPSFTGAAGAEQGRRLYDHCLQVARRLHPRVEAGEFGADMKVSLLNDGPVTIPITIR